Below is a genomic region from Equus caballus isolate H_3958 breed thoroughbred unplaced genomic scaffold, TB-T2T haplotype1-0000019, whole genome shotgun sequence.
tcatctgcagtttttaaaagtaaccagcctaaaataatcctcatcaatggTACCGGGCTAGCTCCTGGATGTCAgcactgcttttcttcttttcacagtgGAGGAAGTGAGTCTTAAAAAGATAGGTGTTTGTCAGGCAGGAGAAAACAACATGACCTAAACAGCAATGCAGATTGATGCAGAGGATTATTTGCAGAGGATTATCTGCAGATTATGCAGAGTATTAGGAGAAGTGGACTTTCAGTAGGGGTGTGGGTGGCCAGAGAACTCCAGAGAGGTTGTCAGAGAATGAAATGTAGAAGTCCCAAGGTGAATAGAAGGTCCTGAGGGGTTTTAAGTGGAAGAACTGACATGATCTGGTGTGTGTTGTAGAAAAATCCCCAGCAGCCGTGCAGGAGATGGGGTGGTGACAAAGAGAAGGTCTGTGCTCTTTTCCTTCCCCACTCCCGTAGCCCTTGCTCACGTCTGCTCGTTCACCCGGTCTATTGCACCACGTCCTTGTTGTCGGACCTGCTTTGGTCTAACCCCCTCCTCCAACCCAGTGTTTATGCTGTGGCCAGGGTGATTTTGGGGAATCACAAATCTTGTCCTATCACTTTGTCACTTAAAACCTTTGGATGTCCCATCAACCAGAAGGTAAAAACCTACACGACGTTGCATGACACTACACCCTTCATGATCTGATCATGCCCTGGATACCCACCGCTGACTGGAAAACTCCATTTGGAGGTCTCAGAATGATCTCAAACTCATTATTTCCAAAACTGTCTTCAAGATCATCTTCATGTGCTCTCCTCCTCGTCACCTCCCCAAACCCAGTGAATGGGCTGTTCATTCAGTTCCCAAGTGCAAAAGGTAGGAGTCAGCTTGGAACTGCCCTTTCACTTACCCCGATGCGATCAGTCCCCCAGACCTGTTGATTATGTGTGCTGAACATTTCTGGAACCAACTCTTTTTctccacctctgctgcttctATCTCACTGCAAGCTGAGGTCACCTGTGGTCTGAGCTATGGCACTAGTCCGCTAACTGAGGACCCTAAGTcactcttccctcccccaaatccatatcTCCCACTGAAGCCAGAGGTTTGTAAAGGGCATATGTAATCCCTCATTTAATGACTTCTTGTGGCTGTGGGAAAAAGACCAAGGATTCCTACGTGttctccacagccctgcctgctccGTCGTACTTCTCCAGCCTCACTTCACATCACTCCGTGCTTCCCTTTGGGGTCTCCTTTGTTCTTCAGATATGCCCTGTTCCTGCCTTCTGTGGGGCCTTTCAGCacgctgctccctctgcccacaaggctttctcccagccttcctgTCTCAGTAGTTCTACATCATCTCTCAGATGGAGGCATCCATTCAACActctttattgagtgcctgctcaGTTTCTGGAGACACTGTTCTAGTGCAGttacagtagtgaacaaaactgGAGCTCTTatggtgcatttttttttccaggaggcAAACAGAAAGGAAGCCAAAATACCTGGCATGTCAGGTGGAGGTAGATGTAGTGGGAGTGTTGGAAGGAGTTGTCACTGGAGATGggatggccagggaaggcccTGCTGACAAGGCCAATGCTGGGGAAAGACTTGTGGGGGGTGAGGAGTGAGCCCTGTGGATATCTGGGGAAACAGTGTCCAGGTAGACagaacagagagcagagaggccctgaggcaggagctggcctccCCTGTTCTAGGAGCCACAGGCCAGCATGAGTGAGAGGGAGAAGAGTAGCAGATGGAATCTGGGAGGCCGTGGGGACAGATGCTGCAGGCTCTTGTAAGGCCCTAACTTGTGCTCTGAgatggaagccactggaggattttgaACTGAAGAAGGTGACGTGACTTGAATTTCCACAGGATCGCTTCAGCTTCTCTGTGGAGAACAGACCGTAGAGGACAAGGATAGAACAGGGAGATGAGTTAGTGGTACTGGAATATCCCAAGTCAGAGATGCTCGTGGCTTGGATCAGGATGGTAGTGGAGCAAGTGCTGAGAGTCGGTCAGATTCTGGGTCCACTTTGAAGGTAGATTGAGCTGATGGAATGCGTTGACAGACTGGATGTCGAGGGAGACTCAAGTGTCAATGATGACTGCAaggtttttggtttctctcagaTGAGGAACCCTCAAGGAGGCCTCTCTGATGCCCGCAGTCAAGATCTTGCCCTTGTTATATGTCCTCATGACACTCTCTGCATCGCCTTTGTGGTCATCAGCCCAGTTGTAATTCAGACATAgtgtttcatgtttttctctctgactaGAGTAAATGTGGTACAGAGCAAGGACCATGTCTGCCTTAATGCCGTGTGCATTGTAGACGCATAATAATTTGTCAGATGGCTGAAGTGAAGAGGAACTCAGTGTAGATGGTCAAGATTACCTTTCCTGATGAGGTCTTAAAATTCTGGTTTTCTGTTTTACTGGTTTTCAGTTATCTGTATGTTTTAGAAACCAGTCCAGGGGCTGTAAATCTGAAATTCCATTGTGAATCTTACAGagtttaatttgattttccaATGGAATCGAAAAATGCCCCTCTTGACATGCAGGCAGGCCACAGTGTCACCTCTCAGGAAAGGCGGACTTTTCCTGGGGGCCTCGGCCTTTCCAGCACACTAATCATATCTTCACAGCTGTGCCCCAGAGAGCAGGGCtgaaattttcatcagaaatattttgaCGACAGTGGCTGCTGCTTTCCTCCCTGGAGATGATATGTCACTTTAGAACTAGAACATTCTATTGAGGATAAATTAGCTGCCAAAGTTGCCCATCAAGAAAGTCAAATAAATTGtggattttttcccattttttaaaaagaggaattaaattttggaaaatatctgtgaaagataatgatcttaGATCTAGAATATTAGCAtcacatcatttttttctcttaaaaactttttttaattaattacaaaAGTGAATACTTTTTCCCCTCAGTAGCATAATATGAACCTATTGTATGTAGTTTCACACAGatccacttcattctttttaatggctgcacagTATTCGCAGTGTGGTTGTAATTTACTTGACTGCTCTTCTGTTGGATTTTTGCACGTGGCTTGAGTTTTCCTATGAGATGGATTTCAGGGGAGAAGTTTCTGTAAAATGGTTCTTGAAAGAGGTTATGTTAGTTTTCATTCCCATCTGTAGTGAATAAGATGCTAATCACCGAATATTCTTAGTTTCTTAAATTGTTTATCAACTGGCAGCTGGAAAATAatacttctttttaatttgtattactATAATCACTAGTGAGGCAGAATTTTTAATCTGCTCACTATGATTGATATTTTCTATGTGAGCCCTCTCTCCATATCATTTTCCTAGTGGGCTGTTGTCTTTTACTTGtttggttatttgtgtttttattattgatttgtaagaactTTTTATGTCAGGGATAGTAATCTGTTGCCTCTGTATTTGTTGCAGTATTTTCTCTCAAACTCATGCTTGTCTTTCAGTTTAGCTTGTATTGTACATTTCATAATACAGAAATTGTGAATCTTTACGGTGCAGAATCTGACAACTTAACTTTATGGCTTGTGGATTTCAGGTAATGCTTTGAAAGACCATATTCTCAATCATTCTAACATTTTCTTGTAgcacttttatgtttttgactttTATGCTTAGATCATTcatctatctttattattttatatattataaagtagCAGTCTAACTTAATTTTATCTCAAATTATTAGCCAGTTGTCCCTACACCATCTATTGAATGGTCTCTATTTTCCCATTGATTTGAAACATCACTTGGATTATATACtaaattcttatatatattttaacacagCAATACATTTGTCATTCTTGAGTTCCAgttgaaattgcttttttttcattttgatgccTGAAAACTTTGACTCACAAAGTTACTTAGCTGTGAATTGATTCAGAGCTCCCATAGCTTGTTTCACAGGGTAAGAATAGGTTTGTACCAGGGAATATCAGAATTTTTTAGTCTGTTTGAGCAGCTGTgctccaggaagaaagaaaaggaaggggtaCTAACAAAAGACATGTGTCTGAGTCTGTCCCTTTTCATCAGGAAAGCAATAGCTTTACGGGAAACCCTATCCTGTAGGCTTCTATGTACTTCTCCTTAGCCAGAACTAGGACATGTGGCCCCACCCCTGGCTGCAGGAATGTGTGGGGAGGTGAGAATTTCTACTTGGGTAGATTGACACCTCAAACAAAATTGGGTCCCTCTTCGTAAGGAGAAAGGGGTGAGTGGATATTGAAAAGGGAACTTGGAGGGTCAACTACATTTCTCatcttatcttttttccccccaaatttcccCAGGTATTCTTAAGAGAAAttgggggggtgggaggtggggggcggggaagaagagggaggtggggggagggggagagaggaagataatgtatataataaaaaGCTCAAGTTGTCAGTGTTCAGTTTGATGAGTGCTGACAACTGTATATATCTGTTACCACCACCagaaacaagatataaaatatttctgaaactccAGAAATTTCCCCTGTATCTCTTTCTGGTTAGTCTTCTAACCTCCACTTAACAGTCCTTTTCTGATTTCAGCCACGATTGATTAGATTCGCCTATTCTTgaatgtcatgtcagtggaatcatatgatatgtattctttctgtgtcttctttcactcaacgtGTTCTTTGAGATTCGTCCATGTTGTGTGCACTGTCAAAGatcagcaaagccagatagtagtTAAAGTGGTAAGGACAGATTTTAATCACTAATAACTACTGCAATAAAGAAAAGACTCCAGTGTGAACTAAACCCAACTTTGATTTGTCCAGagggcattttaaagggagaatgagggagtAAGGAGAATAATGAGTagagtcagagaagagaaaaattacacaaaGTGGGAAAGAGGGATCGGTCCATGTGAAACCATCTGAAATTGCTAACTGGAAGACTGGGGCCCTATCTTTAAGTGTTGGTTGGAACAAACAGTAAATGCTTTTGCCAGCGTTGAGTTTTCTTAGGCGGGCACTTCAAGGGGGACTAGCGTCATCCTAGGGGTGTGGCTTTGAGCTGTTAGAAGCTATCTTagtgtttgttcaagtctttataGAATAAACCAAGTTTGAGGCCTGTCGAGAAGAGGGCTCAGGGGAGCCTGGCTAGAGTTTGGTCAGGGAGAGAACCTTTGTCAGTGTAAagtagtttgctcctttttacGTTGTGTGAATATACTCTGATtagttcatccattcacctgATTATGGATGAGTTGTATCCagtttttggccattgtgaatagcCTGCAATGGACATTTtatatgtctttcatttctcttggataaatgtctaggagtggaattgcttagTCAGAAGGTGGGTATGTATTTTAATTGCCAGACTAATTTCCAAAGTGGTTTATCAGTTTACAccagcaatatatcaaaactgCCATTGCTTCATATCCTTGTTAACATTCGGTATTGTCAGTGTGTGTGAAATAgcatttcattatggttttaaattgcatttccctggCAACTAACgatgttaaacatctttctatgtgcctgttggccattcctgtatcttcttttgtgaactgtctttCCAAAACTGCGCATTTTTGATGATGTATACATGCACACGTGTATATACGTGTATGTGTTTTattgtacatgtgtatgtatatacaaacaGGTACACAAGCACACTCACAAACAGATACACATGACGTAAACAACTGAAGTGTTGGAAGAGGGGTCTAGATCAGGTGGGTAAGTAGGTTTGAAAAGCAGCAGAATGAAGTTCTCTGCAAGGTTGCACATCTTGAGGAAACTACCTTAACATCTGTCTGTAAAGCAGTGCCTTCCTTGTAGGCTTGTTAGGAGGGTTATGTGTTCCTATGTGTTAAGCGTTTAGAATAATGCTTGGCGCCTAGTGAGCACTCATGAGTGTTGATTAGAAGTAAAATGAACCAAcccagccttgatcctcatcagccAGCGAGCAGAGAGGGCACCTTCTCGTGCCCTGAACCCTCTGATGAAGGGATGCCTATGGGAGGCTTTTTCACACCTTTGCCATGAAATTCCCATTGTGGCAGTTGACACCCACGCAGATGGGACAGAGTCAGTAAATCTTTCTTGGATGAATAGATAGAGGTTGGGCCAGGTCAGTGTTTCCCACGGGAGGAATGTGAGATGGTTTTAGGCGGTACACAGactggtattttaaatttaaataattaggtATTTATTACAGAATGCGTTAGGTCTGATATGCTACCAGATATCTTCttctgagtattaaaaaaaaggtaGTTGATTTCAAGACATATTAAATTGAACATGCGGTATGTGAATGTCATGAAAATTTTTAGAGTAGTAGTGGATtgaatgaaattgagaaaatctTTGAGGTCTGTCTAAATCTGAGATATTTGATTCTTTGCATCTGGGTTTCAAACATGAAATTAGGACATACAAGTAGAAGGGATGTTCTCTGGGTTTTGGGAACAGAGGACTAATGGGAATGGACAGCAAACAAGATGCACAGGATCGTGGTATGGAGATAAGTAGTATTAGATTTTTGGTATCTACTTTGGACAgtctttatgtatatgtatatgttcatTCTAGCAAAATTGGGAACATCCTGTATAtgtaattttgtattctgctttgTTCGCCTGATGCGATAATTCCAGGTTCAGTATTCTTGTACAAAAATCTTTGTGTCCATTCTTGTTTCCTTAGGATAAGATCCCAGAAGTGGGGTTGTTCTGTCATTGGGTACACATGCTTTTCTGGCTTTCTGTACCTGTTGCCACTGTGCCTTGGACGTGCCTGTGCCAGTTGATTGTTCTGGCAGCGGTGTTGAGTGCCATCCTCCTCAGCCCTCTCCAGCGCCAGCTTCTGTTAAAAAATAGTTCTGTTGCCAATTTGATAGGAGAAGTACTGCTCTCTGCTTTTGCTTtcattgtgctttttaaaaaattattgatagaGCTGATATGTGTGTTCATTGATCAGTTggatttcttttgtgaattgttcttttttttgtcttttgtcctttttttccttcttggataTTAGGgcttttttcttactaatttacTAGTCCTTTATACTGAAAGGATGTTAATACTTTGTGGTGTGTCACAGATATTTTTCCTAGTTTAATATTTGCCTTTTatgtttgttactgttttcttcttgtgaAGCAATGCTGTGTTTGATTGATTCTGTGACACATGTGTTCTtgccttttaacttttttgaaatcAGATGTGATTTATTCTTGATGTGTCCTGCAGTCACTGTCAGGTTGTGTTAGATTTGTCATTACCTGTGCAAGTGGACATGGTCGTTATTCCTGGTGGCAGGGCTGGACCTCTGCAACCACAGCCCCTGGATGCTTTTGTCCCCATACCATTTAAAGGCCATTTGAAGAAGGAGCACAGATCCTGATTGCTGTTTGAAAACCATCCATTGATACCTTCTGATGGGATCAAGAAAAGGTATCAAAACTTACAGAGTGAAGGGCAGCAGCttggaagaaaatctcagagaaagatGATGATGGTCTTTTAAGAAATGCGGCGTCACCAACACCCTCGATGGTATGAAGGTCGCTATTGTGTGGAAACTCACAGATATCCTGAAAGTGAAAACTTAATCAACTTATTtccctcatctttttctttttgtgtgtgtacgaGAGAGAGATGATGGTAATCTGTTTAAAGAAGTCTAAAAGAGCTTTTTCAATAaccacaaaattaaaattctaagcGATAAGAAAAACTAATCGGcagtgtattttctttcttttttcagtcttaCAATTGATTGCATCTTAGATATAATGAGATATGGCATGTGGTTGTTAgtgtacaaattttaaaaacatagatacatttaaaaaaacccagaaatctcAGAGATAATCATTAACATTTTGATACCAATTAGTCCTCCACTACTTCTGTATTTACAGACATACACATATGAAACTGGCAaccagttagccattgatgattaagtagctaggaactaatattctttttcctttttgcaattactgattatagcttttagcagTTTATCctacccattgttaactgtgctgtttaggcagtatgctatctgactccctctaggttcctatagataacatctacctggagcctgggtcaccatggtaatgggtgtttaaactgtttttcaggaattagaacccctttgtccactccaggccagttgagaccaccaactcatcagcTGGACCCACGCAGATATctgataggtgaccttttgatgtcaggAGGCTAAAAACCCCATCCTCACATCATGTtcacactgccattttgtgagcatgtgtCCTCtaaagaggcatgaagtctgactatgcatgcacacatcatcaattactTCACCTCTCCTCGCCTCCAGTCActtatctccacatttcagaccaccttgcccccctatcccataaatatccttgagttcctattttcggggaagtggatttgagactcatgctctcgcttcctcacgtggctgtcttgtgattaaactctctctctgctgcaatctcgtcatctcTGTATTTGGCTTTCCAGGTGGCAGGCAAAAGTGAGCCTGGCACGGTAACACACCTATTTGTGGCACATACGCTACATGTATTTTTGGTCTTACCTTTTTCTCTGAAAAGCGTATCTTGACCATCTTGCCATGTCCAGTTCTTTTAGTTTATGTTTTCAAGATTGGTTAGTATTTCATTGCGTGGATGCACTGTGATTTGCTCAGCTAATCGCCACTTGATGGCCTGTAAGTCCTGAAACATGCTCATTCACCTCAGAACTCCCATGAGCAGTGCCCAGCAGCACTCTCTTCCTTACTCTTTCCCACAGTGTGTTGTAAAGCTTTTTATCTTGGCCAATCTCATAGGCAAATCAGTGAGGTCCTTTTTCCTCGAGACAGGGGAACCACTGTCAGTCATCTTGATTTGAAGATCAGAAAGAAACACGTGTTAGAAACACCAGGAAGCAGGAATTGTGGGAACTAGGATCAGATGTACTTGTGTTCCGTCCTGTTGCATCTCCCCACCTTTTGTGCTGCGCATCACTGACCACGTCCAGTGTGCTGTTGAGATCAGTCCCAGGCTCCTGCCAGGCCCTCTGTGACCTCAGCTGGCTTCTCTCTCTAGAGTCCTCTCTGGTTTCTCCTGTTTTCTACTGTTCTCCAGCCCCCATGCCTACTTTCTGATACTAGAACGCTCCCAGTCCATTCCCACCCCGCAGCGTTTCTATCTGCTGTTCCTCCCGTCTGGAATGCCTTTTGCACAGCTGACTTTGTCCAATTCCCTAGGACTCAACTCAGCATcccctcttcagagaggccttccctttCACCTTCTCTAAAGTAGGTCCCTCTATCCTCCATACTGTTGAATCCTTCATTTGTTATAATCTCTTATTTATGTTTGtctctgtcccttctctgtcttgtcaccactgtatccccaaTGCCTCGCACttagcagacactcaataaatgttgcttgACTGAATCAATAGTATTTAATTGACTGATAATACAGAACTGAGAGGAATAGAAACCGCTCCTTGTTATCCAAGAGGCAATAATAAGTCCAGGAAGGAGCGCTTAGAGGGAGGCAAATTGACCAGCTTTTCAGCAGTTGCTTAGCAGTGGAGTGAGTGCCTTCTTTGTGGGGAGTAGTCAAGCAGTGGCTTAATGCTGTTGAAAGCATTCTTGCGCTGGATATTGGAGTTGACTAGATCATTTCTAAGTCCGCTTCCTACCCTTAACCTGTTTGTTTTGTGTTCTCATCACTGCTCTACCACTCCTGCCTCAACTGCAGGTATGGCTTTTACCGCCAGATGGCACCAGAGGATTCCTTTGAAATCAGTGTTCATCACATGGCCACCAAAAGTGAGAAAACCCATTTCATTGCACTTAGACCCCCAACATGTGCTTGAAACAAAAGCTTCACGAAACAGTCTTAACCCTTACTATGTGTAATGCATGCTTATATTTTccgttttactttgtttttttaaatgcagacttGCATAGTATTCAACTGATTTCATATTAAAACAGCTCACTGTTTGAAAAGCACTCTTTTAGATAACTGAGCAGGTTTACTCTGTAAAACTTGTGGGTCTGCTGTTTTCCTTGGACATCCGGGCTTATAGCAAATTGTGTCCTTTAGTGAGtctttgtgtgtttctgtgcTGAGTTGTTGCATCGAGTAGCTGAACATGTGCTTCCTTAGGAGTGTCTATGGATGTACAAATATGGATGGAGAGACTGTGGGGGACATGTTTGTAGGGAAGTCAGCACCTGTTGCAGTCAAGGCAGCAGCAAGCCTTGTGAGtagatagaaagaaaagatatagtATCTGCTTCTGGGGCCTCAGAATCCAGCTGGGTGAgatcccatacacacacacacacacacacgcgcgcgcgcgagCGCGCGCGCGCACACCCATATCTTAATTTTCAGCTTACTTATCAAGCAACATGGAGATGGGTGTATTATTTGGGATATCACTTAGGATGCTACAGCCTGCAAGTAACAGAAGCCAGGCTCAAGTTGACTCAAATGGTGAAgacgtttattatctcacaaacTATCCGTTGAGAGGTAGAGCAGGCTCCAGGTCCACAGGGGTGTGGCGTGGCATTGCCTTAGGGATCCAGGTTCCTTCCATGACTTCTCAGTTGTCCCGATGCTGGTTCCACTCATGGTTGCCAGAAGACTTCCAGTGGTAATCTGGGCTTCAGCTCCTAGGCTTGGAACACTAAAACCTTAATTCCTTGTAATGTACACTGAGAGAGAGTTTAGGCTACCATAGCATTTGCCAGGTTGtagctgttttgtttactttccCCTGGTTTCCCCACTATGACCTCCTTAAGGGACATGAAATGACTGGCACTTAGCACAGAGTTGGGAGAAGTACTTAGGGAGTTAGTAATGATGTTTGCCAGATACTTCTGGGTCTCCCTTCTCTGGACCCAGAACTTTTGGTTGAGTGGAGTTATGTGACTAGATCTGGCCAGGGAGCttgctaagtaaataaatagttgTAAGTTGTAAGTATGAGGGGAGGTTATTTGCTGTTTAGGCTTCTGAGAAAGGAATTAGCGacatgaggaaagagagaggtaAGAAATGACCACTATGGGAAACGTGATGGGCatgtatatgaataaaaaatgcATGGATGAGTatgtttaaatttgtagaggAGCACTCTATGTGCATTGATTGGCCTTTTGAGGGAGATAATTTTCCTCTGGATCCTTGACCTGGCTCCTGGGAACTTGGCCTGAACCTGTTCTCTACTCATCTGCCTCCTTTTTCATCCCTTTCAGGTTTGCAGTAAGCATTGGCTACTGGCATGACCCTTACCTCCAGCATTTTGTGAGACTGTCTAAAGAGAGGAAGGCCCCTGAGATTAACAGAGGCAAGTGACCATCTCCCTCCCAGGATCTCCTCATCAGCCGAGAGGCCTGAGGTTTTAGGGACTCATTCTTAGAGAGTTCCGGTGTGCACTCTCTCCACTAGTCTACGGAGTGCTAATTTCccaacatcctcaccaacacagtGTATTATGGAACTGTTTAATCTGTTAATCTGATACTTGAAAAATGctatagtaattttattttatattcctccTATTTACGGGTAAGATTGAAGatcattttcatatgtttaaaagccattcatatatcttttacTGTGAATGGTCTATTTAGCTGCCGTATTAAAGTGTTAGTAACAGTATTAGGCTCTGCAAATAATTTCCATCAAAGAAGTCACAGAATTTGAGACAGGAGTGTGGCGTAGCCTCAGCCAGACTGAGAAACTGACCAGGTAATTCCTGTGTGTGCTGGAAATCTTGGCCCTAAGGATGGATCCTGAGGTAGGTtctttcagaaatacaaagaaattttgaaGTGGAGGTTCCTGAGAATAAGGACACGGTATTTCCTTTGAGCTGAGGGTGAATCCAGGCATCCGTAAGATTGGGCGAGGCCTGGCAAAGAGGCCTTAAGCCTCCCTCCTGTGCTCTTGAGGCACATTTCCTTCGGAATGCTGCAGAGGGACGCACCATGGCGCCTGACTCTGTGCTTCGGGCAGCATGtcagccctccttccttccttcttcctctgcctgggtTTGCCTCTGTACTGGGGACCTGCAGCCCAATAGGAGAGTGCTTCCCAAACAGTGTGTGGTGAGGATCTCTTTTCCCCAATATCCAATCCATTGTGGATGACATttctgtaaaatacaataaaaatgatttactagcaaaataaaatgaataagacatgCAAAATACAAGCCCAAATTATTTACTAGTAGATTCAACAGGCATAAGATTCCTGTGTCAAattgcaataaaactttttttttttaaagattggcaccttgcgctaacatgtgttgccagtcttctttttttttttcttctccccaaagcccccctgtacctagttgtatattctagttgtgcctctggttgtgctacgtgggatgccacctgagcatggcctgacgagtggtgccatgtcctcacccaggatccaaaccggtgaaaccctgggccgccaaagcagagcatgcgaacttaaccactcagccacagggccagccccacaataaaagtttctaaatgccactctcaaattttgttcttaaaatagtCACACTTAGAGCAGCCAGCCTTACAACACAGACAGACTTtatcttcctttgttcttctttatttctcatctcctttgcccagctccccaccccagagCTTAACAAGTCAATTTGTTAGACAAGCATTCCTCCCCCAATCTGTGATGCCATGTTACAGACACCGAGGCTCTAACCTATACAGGGTGGAGATGACAGGAACACAATAAGAAGTGTGGCTTTCTTTGCTTCGACACTCATCCATCCAATATCCTgacctaaaaatattattttccatgtgACCTTGCAATTTCGAGTTTTACCACAGAACTAAGTAGCTTTTACTATAGCTATGAAAAGGCACACTTCCTAGAGGAACATTTAGATCAGATGTTTTCATGTAAAATACTTGTCTTTCGTAAGTAGAATTatagtgcattttatttttcttaggataGTTAATTCTGCCATTAAATAGATTGTACTTACTTTGGTTCAAacggctgaaaaaaaaaagaagagaatttaaaatttgctatttcTCCTATAAAGTCATGGATAATCCGCTGACCCCGAGGAAGGGCAGAAGTGCTCTGTTTGGCTCTCCTGCTGCAGAGAGCTTTGCAGGGATTATTTCTCATCGCTGAGTGACAgcttgtttctgtctctctctgttagGATATTTTGCTCGTGTCCATGGCATCAGGCAGCTTATAAAGGCATTTCTACAGAAGACAGAATGTCAGTGCCAAATTATAAACCTGGGGGCTGGGATGGATACAGCCTTCTGGACATTAAAGGTAAGTTAATATCCcccctcttttttccccagttgtttaaatttgattttgtgaagattttcaccatattcaaaacttttaaaactatattaaaagGGATGCAGTGACAGCCTGTCTCCCACCATTGTCCCCACCTGCTTG
It encodes:
- the LOC138922934 gene encoding leucine carboxyl methyltransferase 1-like isoform X3, which encodes MATSLRRPSFSSGPSSSPDADDEGVRSTCEDASICKRFAVSIGYWHDPYLQHFVRLSKERKAPEINRGYFARVHGIRQLIKAFLQKTECQCQIINLGAGMDTAFWTLKVCTDFFRVFYQVSHVAVMGMCISPDFSRCTPR